The sequence acaGACTTACACTTCAAGAAGCTTAACGCCAAGATGTATCGAATGTTAAATACTATTGTGAATCCAAATAGGGCACCCAGTGATATCCAATACAGATATCCGTCAAAGTATAGCCCTCGGCTTTTAAGTATTTCTTGCCCTATTGTAGCATTTGTGGAAAGCATCTATAGACAAGAAAGGAAAGTAAACTTAGTAGGTAAGACATCTATTTACTCAGGATGTTAATGTCAAAGTTAATTATAGAAATGGCAGACAATTAGAAGGTTTATAGCAGGAGTATTGGTGCACATGCCTCGCATCTAAAATTAGTGGCATACTAGCTAGTATAAGCACATAATCTGCAGTCTACAAGGTTTGGTTGTAATTGAAATATTCACTACTTTAGTTACTAGTGTATAAGGCTAGCTAAGATTTGTTAAGGAAAAATTATTGGTCAAGAATCAAAAAAATTGATCTGAGATGACTATTACAATTAATAAGTGATATTACAAGAAAATCTATTGAAGTTACAGTGCTTTAGAAGTAATGAAGCCCTGATACAACATTATGACGTACTGGCTAATATTCTAAAAGAAGACAAAAGTGGGTGGAAGTAGTtagtgaaaaaatatttttgaattcgCATAAGCTAAGAAAAAATTGGCTAAGATTAGAAAAGGCAGAAGTGAGTGGATGGAGATATTGAAGAAGGATTTGAACTTCCACACTCGAAGAAAGGTTTGGCTCATCAACTTTATATGTTGTAACAGGAAATAAGATTTATATAGTTGGGACAAAAGTTtgagattcaaattaaaataacataCGTAAATAAAGACACTAATAATTAGTGAGGACATTTGAGAATTTATCTGATTGGATTTCATTGTTGATCTCTTTGGAAGAGCCATAAAATCACCAGGTATGCCCCTTGCTCATGAGCAGTTGTATCAGCATAAAATAGACAGGATTTTTTGGTATGCAATGAGAGACTCACCTTTTGCCATCGTGGGGCAAGAAATTCATTCAATGAAAGGCCTATTTCTCCATATGTCAGGGGAGAAACCCAGAAACCCCACTTCAACCAAACAGGCATAGAAGCTGAAACAAAAAAGCACAGCTGATCCTCTCAACTGGTTATATTAGAATGAGATTGGAGAAGAGGTATGATAACCTTACGTTGAGTGATAATGAAGCCACCAAATACAGACTGTAAAAATACTGCCAAAGTACCAGCAGTCATGGCAGAAGTCTGAGTCTGGAAGACTGAAGCCACGAAACGACATATGGATACTGAAGATAAGTGCACTGCGAAAAGAAGAATGAACTGGCAGAAGAAcctgaaaacaaagaaaattattagTCATAACAAAAAGAAACTGAGACTGCTTCTGCACTTACATTCCAAAATTTGGATAGCTATATAAATTAAAGgctaatttcatttatttttactagACAAGAAAGATAAAGTAAACATtgatttctataaaaaataaataaataaataaaaagaaaaaaaaaagaaaaagaaaaaaagaagaagataaaaatctttaaaacaAGAACACTAATTGATGAACCAAAAATACGGGGAAATGCACCagtaaatttacaaattttcatGTCAAGTTCACCTTTTGGCCTCAGGACTATATCCAATTACATAATAAGTAAGAGATGTCCAAACTAGAGATTCCACAAATGAAAGTGGAACCTTTAAAACACTTGCTGGGATTGCATATGCCCAAGCTGGGTAAAAACagaattctttttgtttgtagaaTACTTCAAGCCTTTGAAGAGTCATGGCCAACTCTGGAAGTCCGTCAACAAGAAGTATGTTAAGAGAATAAAACAGGGCACCCATATAGTAATTTGCATGAAGAACTTCAATATCCATCTGAGTCCGTAAAAATACAGTCATTGTGATACATGCAATGACAAAAATCTGCAGATAGAAGAGACCAAAGCGAGTTTCAGATTTGCAGGGCCTTTgacaaaggaaataaagaacaTGACTGCAATGGGAAGAATGAGAATCGGTTTTAATACAAAAGTACATTTCCTAACCTGAGttgttttgaatatatatatgaaagaatTCCTTTTCATAAGAAGAAGCTCCCTTGATGCACATGCTCTAAAAAGTTCCCATTTAGAAAGAGAATACACACTAAAGGAAATAGCGTCCTTATGGCTTTGGGATTTATCATATGGCTCCGAGAGCTCCTCATCTAGCTTCTTTCCATAAGGAGATTCCTTGAACTTCCTAGAGAACATATCAACTGAAACATAGCTATAAGGTACTTCCATGTGATACCAGTACTGTGCTTGATCTTTTCCAGAGATAACCTGCATAACGATAAGACAAAGTTGttcttttaaagaaacaaaagcttaaaaaaaaacaaaaaaaaaacaaacataaggCTTTATGCACTTACCTCTTGGACAAAATCAGCAACCCCTTTCCTCTTTGGACACCTAAAACCCCAATCCTCAAAATACTCTAGAACTTGATCACGTGGACCATGATACACAATCTTCCCTTCTGACATTAAAATAAGGTCATCAAAAAGATCAAAGGTTTCTGGTGCTGGCTGAAGAAGTGAAACCAGTACAGTAGCATCTGTGATATGCGCCATCTGCTGAAGACAAGTAACAATTTGAAATGCAGTGGAACTGTCTAAACCATTTGTTATTTCATCCATAAACAGGGCTTTTGTAGGACCTACAATCATCTCCCCtgccaaattttaatttaattcctTGTGGTCAAAATTGTAAGCTGAAATTGGGATTTAGCTATCTCAGTAACACTAGTAAATAACAGAACAtctatcattctattatttaagCTACCTGTAGTCAATCTTTTTTTCTGACCACCGGAGATACCTCTCCTCATGGCATTTCCAACTAGAGTGTCAGCACCGATATCAAGTGCAAGAAACTGAGAAGCCAAGGAAGCATTACACATAAGCTGGTAAGGCATTCATCCGTATAGGAATTACAAGGTACAAGCTTTTCTTTCAGCTTAGTTAAAAGAGAGTGACCTTTAATATGTAATCTGTTTGAAGGGTTCCTTTTAGTCCTTTGACAGAAATTGCCTGTCAGAGAAAATGGTAAGATTAATATAGCAAAATATAACTTATGAATACCATCAAGAGGTTGGAACAAAAGAATCATAGAATGACATGAACGTGGTGCACAATGCTTTAAATGATCTCGCATAATAATTATCGTACCTAAAGAtattagagttttgtaacttcAATCAATAGCTGCACTAACTTTACCATGCTGCACATTGCTTTACTTTGACTCGCATGATAATGCACATGTAGAACCTAGGATTGCAATGTTACATCTTCTAATAAAGGAACACTTTCAAATACATTGTGTGCACCATCAAATTTGCAAACAAGGAGTATGTTGAAACAAATAGACAgagaaattaaagaataaaactATCCTGAAAGAATCTGCATATTCTCTGTATTTCTGTATATATTGGTACTGTTCAAGgaagcatatatataaatatgctAAAGTTTGCCTTTGAGGATCTCTTGATTGGACTAAAATTAAGGACAAGTAatgttcctaaattttagttacaATCAAATGCTAACATGTGCTAAATAAGATACACCAataacatgtgctaaatgtaaTAATATGATAAATGAGTCTATACACTAACATCTCCTTCCATACTTGAGGTGGTTTGAAGGAAGCCATCTTTAGTTTGAAGATGCGAATTGGATGATCAAACTCTTACACATTGCTATGTCTTTTGCTATGGCTATGATTGTTTCCATGTACAGCAAAGAATTTCCTCAGAGTAAGGGGATTCAGCCTCAAGGATTCCATTAATACTTTTTgacattatcaaaattttttttttccattttcacaaaatatttatcTAATGGATTTGGGTGGGATTTGATTccgttttttttcccttctgcTAATTTTATAGTTGGAGGAGGAAGGATTTGAATCTTGGATGTCTTTGTTGGAAACACCAGGAAATACCAATTGAGCTAGAAGGCCCGTGACCTTGTTTGTTGATCAAAACCATGGGATGTATTTTGACCTTTGTTATTAATTTCTCACATAGCCAAACCACTCGGCATGTCCCCTTCATACATATAAAGAACAGTATTTGAATGATGCTATAGCAGTACAGATAAGTTCACAGAGATGAAGTAAAAGAAGACTAGAGATGCAGTAGTTACCTTCATGTAAGTGTCTATGTCTGGATCTGGAACAACTCCAGCTTCCTTCTCCCTTTCACTGACCTCCACCATAACCTCTTCATTAGGTCAAAAACaagtagtattattattatcatcatcattgttatgAATTGATAGGGAATCTATAACTGAATCATCTTTAAGGAGAATCTCTAAGGAAAAGTTACCTGCTCGGCTTCCAACACCTTGACAACGTGCTGAAAAATCCAGTATTTCTCTCACAGTCATATCATGAATGTGCAGGTCATTTTGGCTAATATAGGTTGAAGTCTTTTGGGGAACAAACTCTTCTAGCTTGTATCCATTGTAAGAAATTTCCCCAGTAATCTATTAGAGAAAAGGAGATACCAGCATAATACAACACTTA comes from Castanea sativa cultivar Marrone di Chiusa Pesio chromosome 3, ASM4071231v1 and encodes:
- the LOC142628254 gene encoding pleiotropic drug resistance protein 3-like — encoded protein: MKAISVKGLKGTLQTDYILKFLALDIGADTLVGNAMRRGISGGQKKRLTTGEMIVGPTKALFMDEITNGLDSSTAFQIVTCLQQMAHITDATVLVSLLQPAPETFDLFDDLILMSEGKIVYHGPRDQVLEYFEDWGFRCPKRKGVADFVQEVISGKDQAQYWYHMEVPYSYVSVDMFSRKFKESPYGKKLDEELSEPYDKSQSHKDAISFSVYSLSKWELFRACASRELLLMKRNSFIYIFKTTQIFVIACITMTVFLRTQMDIEVLHANYYMGALFYSLNILLVDGLPELAMTLQRLEVFYKQKEFCFYPAWAYAIPASVLKVPLSFVESLVWTSLTYYVIGYSPEAKRFFCQFILLFAVHLSSVSICRFVASVFQTQTSAMTAGTLAVFLQSVFGGFIITQPSMPVWLKWGFWVSPLTYGEIGLSLNEFLAPRWQKMLSTNATIGQEILKSRGLYFDGYLYWISLGALFGFTIVFNIRYILALSFLKSPGSCCAIISHEKLSEIRGTEDSHDGNHRDKKSRNSPPLTSIEPKKGRMVLPFTPLKVAFQDVQYYVDTPLEMRENGFTNKKLQILSDIMGALRPGVLTALMGVSGAGKTTLLDVLAGRKTSGYIEGQIMIGGYPKVQETFARVSGYCEQTDIHSPQITVEESVIFSAWLQLSPQIDAKTKAEFVNEVLETIELDGIKDALVGIPGVTGLSNEQRKRLTIAVELVANPPIIFIDEPTTGLDVRAAAIFMRAVKNAADTGRTIVCTIHQPSIDIFEAFDELILLKTGGHLIYSGQLGEHSSSVIEHFESILGVPKIRNNYNPAAWMLDVTSTSAEAKLGIDFALKYREYALYKNNQQNVFNIFGGMFSTVIFLGIINCSKV